A single genomic interval of Trinickia acidisoli harbors:
- a CDS encoding ATP-binding protein has protein sequence MLASQETASIDSSESTIDWSRWSLAVAVALLIYWLLYKIGAVIGLPVSDLLLRKGSFDSLKARGGLVPLMLIVIALWPFVKLIDYALTKHIDFLLFSPKSSILHRLKKPANAMLWLELIQSDLQADCKELQAWALLDSDKKYWGRFWHHRKQDDEAFLSREVSGEGERDREALGWALAHYLETYEQTLAPDASSSIVSRIERGFQSFAVRFRTACLTRSLSARRLPWDVGSIGHGRDHTSVKRIAKWRPRRPTLLLLHAQDEDFHTRIKSALEDESDSYLYPVRLLVLIKGKFPDALLSMRRQTGAVTYKEFTGREWFTRQIDTRVKACGRGGGVVILQAPSGWGKTALALSWLESTRNWLRIQMEHGCRDWNAAIEKPDVYRPLLLDGWTFARASRSRSLDPSGFTSDVNVVINQLDACTRSRLDMVHHAARRESAFDTLQELLRACGERGLHRGEPVVLLLDAVDEIDFSSAPKIDDIDSLLPRKWPDGVVLLMTTRTPEGADSSRSWRRTQDRQVQHLNVELDEPDENGKRHAHDSCETKKAGDNEEFQREARKANEEDIKHYIDLRFAELERSYGEALSDARVKEALWIASEGYFIVACGLLNESGDGSDAERRANLLKALRQNYVNPYKNLPRGPAEYFDVQINDKEVCLAGRFENRGLTNGPDAVNPKPFAPALLAMLVTRKGSLRASDFLAILCAMREACEAPGSHAREAWRKLWEMSPERGPHEQPFRQGLLALRGLFYGSARDNERETAAEVPEDADHDLDFKLSFSHRWVLATANRRTENLHRRAEIREIWAALCAHQLSRHSDGRTPDPVAKYVDAYGIDHLLEAEYLAEALTLRSRLSRRWAANEYKQASSRGSDEDKTYPNLAVFSKKIAQAIEFATAHADTGNRYAEALASIAPDNLVELLNSKIYLTGLYTAVLQALLTYHALTWSQWDACATALIGSSDIVFRHDFGEAYAAVWERPGMRASVTDTIRAMAAGKTDITADDADVVAYKREIAGYALKFIWRASVPNDTGLGRFDPDIIRMYGTSKSPTDRMIASELLLAYAIGTGNDPTDAIPPSLLNSHWPYHECDILDLQYVVARDKQALPTDANVSNALRERAREHLGVDAKRRTLLQQPLVINTPALNCLLRDNAYQAQLNGAENELEQALEALRPILTDRWSSERDVAKDIVRVLLSHPLWNVTEAVTTTLSDIVASHGDNRALVEELRRDNAWRVRYGAVDVSFNIGHVDGFETFEETLLDLNARAEDDPRKEKNWRVLGLCADNFFGWIRDGAGSDTDRKAILERREIQSVVQGWVRTAEDSWLLEYVYLLFKYLNTMRLPFDAMLPSPERWSPYLAGPIPFYQCGHAEFLDRIEDNRMRELYDVV, from the coding sequence ATGCTAGCCTCTCAGGAAACTGCGTCGATAGATTCATCCGAGTCGACCATCGATTGGAGCCGGTGGTCGCTCGCCGTGGCGGTCGCACTGCTCATCTATTGGTTGCTCTATAAGATCGGGGCCGTGATCGGTCTTCCGGTCAGTGATCTACTCCTTCGAAAGGGTAGTTTTGACTCGCTCAAAGCGCGAGGCGGCCTCGTACCGTTGATGTTGATCGTCATCGCGTTATGGCCTTTCGTCAAACTCATCGACTACGCTCTCACGAAACATATCGATTTTCTTCTATTTTCCCCAAAATCCAGCATCTTGCATCGATTGAAGAAGCCGGCCAATGCAATGCTTTGGCTTGAACTGATTCAGAGCGACCTTCAGGCCGACTGCAAGGAATTGCAAGCATGGGCCCTGCTCGATAGCGATAAAAAATACTGGGGCCGGTTTTGGCATCATCGCAAACAAGACGACGAAGCGTTTCTCTCGCGAGAAGTGTCAGGGGAAGGCGAACGCGACAGGGAGGCGCTGGGCTGGGCTCTGGCGCACTATCTGGAAACATACGAACAAACCTTAGCCCCCGACGCCTCGTCGAGTATCGTTTCGCGAATCGAACGAGGCTTTCAGTCTTTCGCAGTGAGATTCCGAACCGCTTGCCTGACGCGTTCGCTCAGCGCCAGACGTCTGCCCTGGGACGTGGGCTCGATTGGGCATGGCCGGGATCACACGTCGGTCAAGCGGATTGCCAAATGGCGGCCGCGCCGCCCGACTCTACTGCTGTTGCACGCACAAGACGAAGATTTCCATACCCGTATCAAGTCCGCTCTCGAGGATGAATCCGATTCTTATCTCTATCCGGTGCGGCTGCTGGTATTGATAAAAGGGAAATTCCCGGATGCCCTTCTTAGCATGCGGCGGCAGACCGGTGCGGTGACTTACAAGGAATTCACGGGCCGGGAGTGGTTCACGCGACAGATCGATACGCGAGTCAAGGCATGCGGCCGGGGAGGCGGCGTTGTCATCCTTCAAGCGCCAAGCGGCTGGGGCAAGACGGCGCTCGCGCTGAGTTGGTTGGAGTCAACCCGGAATTGGCTCAGGATTCAAATGGAACACGGATGTCGGGACTGGAATGCCGCCATCGAGAAGCCCGATGTGTATCGGCCATTGTTATTGGATGGCTGGACGTTCGCTCGTGCAAGCCGCTCCAGGAGCCTTGATCCAAGCGGCTTCACGTCGGACGTCAATGTCGTGATCAATCAACTCGACGCCTGCACGCGATCACGTCTGGACATGGTCCACCACGCTGCGCGCCGCGAATCAGCCTTCGATACGTTGCAGGAATTATTGCGAGCGTGCGGCGAGCGTGGGCTCCACAGGGGTGAGCCGGTGGTGCTCCTGCTCGATGCGGTGGACGAGATCGATTTCTCGTCGGCGCCAAAGATCGACGACATCGATTCGCTGCTGCCCCGCAAATGGCCTGACGGTGTCGTGCTGCTCATGACCACGCGCACGCCCGAAGGAGCGGATAGCAGCCGCTCCTGGCGCAGAACCCAAGATCGGCAGGTCCAACATCTGAACGTCGAACTCGATGAACCGGACGAGAACGGAAAAAGGCACGCACACGATTCGTGCGAAACCAAGAAGGCGGGCGACAACGAGGAATTTCAGCGGGAAGCCCGTAAAGCCAACGAAGAAGATATCAAGCACTATATCGATCTGCGCTTCGCCGAACTCGAAAGGAGCTACGGTGAGGCGCTCAGTGATGCCCGCGTCAAGGAGGCGTTGTGGATTGCCTCGGAGGGTTACTTCATCGTCGCCTGTGGCCTGTTGAACGAGAGCGGGGATGGTAGCGACGCTGAGCGCAGAGCGAACCTGTTGAAGGCGCTGAGACAAAATTACGTTAATCCGTACAAAAATCTACCCCGAGGTCCTGCGGAGTACTTTGACGTTCAAATAAACGACAAGGAAGTATGCCTTGCCGGGCGATTCGAGAATCGTGGACTGACTAACGGCCCTGACGCAGTCAATCCAAAGCCGTTCGCACCTGCGTTGCTAGCGATGTTGGTCACCCGCAAAGGGTCGCTCCGAGCGAGTGACTTTCTGGCGATTCTTTGTGCCATGCGAGAGGCCTGTGAGGCACCTGGCAGCCATGCGCGAGAAGCATGGCGTAAGTTGTGGGAGATGTCTCCCGAACGGGGGCCGCACGAACAGCCCTTCCGCCAAGGTCTGCTCGCACTGCGAGGGCTGTTCTACGGAAGCGCGCGCGACAACGAAAGAGAGACCGCCGCCGAAGTACCGGAAGATGCGGACCACGATCTCGATTTCAAGCTCAGCTTTTCGCATAGATGGGTGCTGGCAACTGCGAACCGAAGAACCGAAAATCTCCATAGGCGAGCCGAGATTCGCGAGATCTGGGCCGCACTCTGTGCTCATCAGCTCTCCCGGCATAGCGACGGGCGCACGCCCGATCCGGTCGCAAAGTACGTGGACGCGTATGGCATCGATCATCTGCTCGAAGCCGAATATCTCGCTGAGGCGCTCACGCTGCGAAGCCGATTGTCCCGCCGATGGGCGGCGAACGAATACAAGCAGGCGTCGAGCCGCGGATCGGACGAGGACAAGACGTATCCCAATCTCGCGGTGTTTTCGAAAAAGATCGCACAGGCAATCGAATTCGCGACCGCTCACGCCGACACGGGAAATCGATATGCCGAGGCGCTTGCGAGCATCGCGCCCGATAATCTCGTCGAGTTGCTCAATTCCAAGATCTATCTCACAGGGCTCTATACAGCGGTGCTGCAGGCGCTGCTGACTTACCACGCACTGACATGGTCCCAGTGGGACGCGTGCGCCACCGCGCTGATCGGATCCTCGGACATCGTGTTTCGACACGACTTCGGCGAAGCCTATGCAGCGGTATGGGAGCGCCCGGGGATGAGAGCGTCGGTTACCGACACCATTCGTGCAATGGCGGCCGGGAAAACGGACATCACGGCCGACGATGCCGACGTCGTGGCCTACAAGCGCGAGATAGCAGGCTACGCGCTCAAATTCATATGGCGGGCGTCAGTTCCGAACGACACCGGCCTCGGTCGCTTCGACCCGGACATCATCCGCATGTACGGCACGAGCAAGTCGCCGACCGACCGCATGATTGCATCGGAACTGTTGCTGGCCTATGCAATCGGTACGGGAAACGATCCTACGGATGCGATTCCGCCGTCATTGTTGAATTCTCATTGGCCCTATCACGAGTGCGACATCCTTGATCTTCAGTATGTCGTTGCGCGTGACAAGCAGGCCCTTCCGACGGACGCAAACGTGTCTAACGCACTACGGGAGCGTGCACGCGAGCACCTGGGGGTGGATGCCAAACGGCGCACGCTCCTTCAGCAGCCGCTCGTCATAAACACACCCGCGTTGAATTGCCTGCTTCGGGATAACGCGTATCAAGCGCAATTGAACGGGGCGGAAAATGAGTTGGAGCAGGCACTCGAGGCATTGCGCCCGATCTTGACGGACCGCTGGTCGAGTGAACGCGATGTCGCGAAAGACATCGTGCGTGTCCTGCTGTCCCACCCGCTCTGGAACGTCACCGAAGCGGTGACCACGACGCTCTCCGACATCGTCGCCTCGCATGGGGACAACCGTGCCCTGGTCGAAGAACTGCGCCGTGACAACGCTTGGCGAGTTCGATACGGGGCGGTCGATGTGAGCTTCAACATCGGCCACGTCGACGGCTTCGAGACATTCGAGGAAACCTTGCTCGACCTCAATGCGAGAGCGGAAGACGATCCGAGGAAAGAAAAGAATTGGCGGGTACTGGGTTTGTGTGCCGACAATTTTTTCGGCTGGATTCGTGATGGCGCGGGAAGCGACACGGATCGCAAAGCCATTCTCGAGCGTCGTGAAATCCAATCCGTGGTCCAGGGGTGGGTCAGGACGGCCGAGGATTCGTGGCTGCTCGAGTACGTGTATTTACTGTTCAAGTACTTGAACACCATGCGACTGCCGTTCGATGCAATGCTGCCCAGCCCGGAACGATGGTCGCCGTACCTTGCAGGGCCGATTCCGTTCTATCAATGCGGTCATGCCGAGTTCCTCGATCGCATTGAAGACAACCGCATGCGGGAACTCTATGACGTAGTTTGA
- a CDS encoding flavin monoamine oxidase family protein has translation MHVAVVGAGIAGLVATRTLKRAGVSVKLYEAGKRVGGRTHSLLNYFSPGLSTEVGGEFIDSRHADMFALAHEFNLDILDTAAPSERSFASSYFFRGRHRSESEIMHEYGPLAERMRADVSQLSPDISAFKHASFDAYLDQMSIAAYLDRIGAQGWLRGLLATAYLTEMGVEVDQQSCLNMLTVLPLDTSDGFNIFGESDERYKIRGGVEQIAQALGAELASELHLEHALVSLRDGAQGLSLEVEHDGQRRTESADFMILAIPFSVLRTIPMAVDLPAPKRLAIDTLGYGSSEKVIVGLREPVWRNAGRDGQAFSDLSFQSGWDSSRMQGAGATFSFYVGGQAGLELNPANAESTARRYVHEADALFPGLLRAFDGRSYATNWHSNVFSRGAYSFYRPGQWTTIAGWEREPCGRLFFAGEHCSRAFQGYMNGAAETGREAAQDIIRLVTGGAQC, from the coding sequence ATGCACGTTGCCGTCGTCGGCGCGGGCATCGCCGGCCTCGTGGCAACGCGAACGCTGAAACGCGCTGGCGTTTCGGTCAAACTCTATGAAGCCGGAAAGCGCGTCGGCGGCCGAACCCACTCCTTACTCAATTACTTCAGTCCCGGTCTTTCCACCGAGGTAGGCGGCGAATTCATCGACAGCCGGCATGCCGACATGTTCGCGCTAGCTCACGAATTCAATCTGGACATCCTCGACACCGCAGCCCCCTCCGAACGAAGCTTCGCGTCGAGTTACTTCTTTCGCGGACGTCATCGCTCCGAGTCCGAGATCATGCACGAATATGGTCCGTTGGCCGAACGCATGCGCGCCGACGTGTCGCAACTGTCCCCCGACATCTCCGCGTTCAAGCACGCTTCATTCGACGCGTATCTCGATCAGATGTCGATCGCGGCCTACCTCGATCGAATCGGTGCGCAAGGATGGTTGCGTGGACTCCTCGCGACGGCGTATCTGACCGAAATGGGTGTCGAAGTCGACCAGCAATCCTGCCTCAATATGCTGACCGTGTTGCCGCTCGACACGTCCGATGGCTTCAATATCTTTGGCGAGAGTGACGAACGCTACAAGATTCGCGGCGGCGTCGAACAAATTGCGCAAGCATTGGGCGCCGAACTTGCATCCGAGCTTCACCTCGAACATGCGCTCGTCTCGCTGCGCGACGGCGCGCAAGGGCTCTCGCTCGAAGTCGAACACGATGGGCAGCGCCGAACTGAATCGGCGGACTTCATGATCCTGGCAATCCCGTTCTCCGTCTTGCGCACCATCCCGATGGCCGTGGATTTGCCGGCGCCAAAGCGCCTCGCGATCGATACCTTGGGCTATGGCAGCAGTGAAAAAGTCATCGTGGGCTTGCGCGAACCCGTATGGCGCAATGCCGGCCGAGACGGTCAAGCGTTTTCGGACTTGAGTTTCCAGAGCGGCTGGGACTCGAGCCGCATGCAAGGAGCAGGCGCGACGTTCTCGTTCTACGTCGGCGGGCAAGCGGGACTCGAGCTTAACCCGGCCAATGCGGAATCGACCGCGCGCCGATATGTGCACGAGGCCGACGCACTCTTCCCAGGCTTGCTACGAGCATTCGACGGGCGGTCATACGCGACCAATTGGCATTCCAACGTGTTTTCACGTGGCGCGTATTCCTTTTATCGTCCGGGCCAATGGACCACGATCGCGGGCTGGGAACGCGAGCCCTGCGGCCGACTGTTCTTTGCGGGGGAACACTGCAGCCGCGCGTTTCAGGGATATATGAACGGCGCTGCCGAAACCGGTCGTGAGGCGGCGCAGGACATCATTCGTTTGGTCACGGGAGGCGCGCAATGCTAG
- a CDS encoding aldo/keto reductase, whose protein sequence is MQQVTLNNGVEMPILGFGVFQIRDHDECERCVIDAINAGYRHIDTAASYMNEESVGKGLRGSGVARDELFVTTKLWVQDAGYERTQHAIDQSLRRLQLDYVDLYLIHQPYNDVHGSWRAMEDALRLGKVRAIGVSNFHPDRLMDIKAFNEIAPAVNQVEVNPFHQQAENANFMKDIGVQAVAWAPFAEGKNNLFHHDVLVQIAEKHGKSVGQVVLRWLIQRGIVALAKSVRKERMTENLDVFDFQLDESDFAQIAGLDTGESSFFSHRDPAIVKWMSERKLGV, encoded by the coding sequence ATGCAACAAGTCACGCTCAATAACGGCGTCGAGATGCCTATCCTCGGCTTCGGCGTTTTTCAGATACGCGACCACGACGAATGCGAACGCTGCGTGATCGACGCCATCAACGCCGGCTACCGCCACATCGACACGGCCGCGTCTTACATGAACGAAGAGTCGGTCGGCAAAGGCCTCCGCGGGAGCGGTGTTGCAAGGGACGAACTCTTCGTTACGACGAAGCTCTGGGTGCAGGACGCCGGCTACGAGCGCACCCAGCACGCTATCGATCAGTCGCTGCGCCGGCTGCAACTCGACTATGTCGATCTCTATCTGATCCACCAGCCCTACAACGATGTACACGGTTCATGGCGAGCGATGGAAGACGCACTTCGCCTGGGCAAGGTTCGCGCGATTGGCGTGAGTAACTTCCACCCCGATCGCCTAATGGACATCAAGGCGTTCAATGAAATTGCACCGGCCGTCAATCAGGTCGAAGTCAACCCGTTCCATCAACAAGCCGAAAACGCGAACTTTATGAAGGACATCGGCGTGCAGGCCGTGGCGTGGGCGCCGTTTGCCGAGGGTAAGAACAATCTCTTTCATCACGATGTCCTGGTGCAAATCGCCGAGAAGCACGGGAAGTCCGTCGGCCAGGTTGTTCTGCGCTGGCTGATTCAGCGAGGGATCGTCGCCTTGGCGAAGTCGGTGCGCAAGGAAAGAATGACGGAAAACCTCGACGTGTTCGACTTCCAACTCGACGAGTCTGATTTCGCGCAGATCGCCGGGCTCGACACCGGGGAAAGCAGCTTCTTCTCGCATCGAGATCCAGCGATCGTCAAGTGGATGAGCGAAAGAAAGCTGGGGGTATAG
- a CDS encoding threonine/serine dehydratase, with product MITRDDILSAARRISPYVRVTPILRVDSQAFGVPGNTYLKIESLQVTGSFKPRGAFNRLLGEPLPEAGVIAASGGNHGIAVAHAARTLGVKAEIYVPSLATPLKRALLDSLGAKTVVAGDTYAEALAASEARAAESGAMQVPAFDHPLTVAGQGTIAMELEQQIEKIDTVLLAVGGGGFAAGIAAYFDSRVKIVSVEPALCPTLANALSVGHPVDVETGGLAADSLGCRRIGDITFEILQQRVSESVLISDQQIRDAQISLWEQFRIVAEPGGAVAFAALASGAYQRKPGESVVVVICGGNADPRTIGANRN from the coding sequence ATGATCACGCGTGACGATATCCTCAGCGCAGCTCGCCGAATCTCACCCTATGTAAGAGTCACGCCAATCCTGCGGGTCGACTCGCAGGCGTTCGGCGTTCCAGGCAACACCTACCTGAAGATCGAGTCGCTGCAAGTGACCGGTTCTTTCAAGCCGCGCGGGGCTTTCAACCGGCTACTGGGCGAACCGCTTCCGGAGGCAGGGGTGATCGCCGCCTCCGGCGGTAACCACGGCATCGCCGTGGCGCATGCTGCGCGCACGCTCGGCGTAAAAGCGGAGATATACGTGCCCAGTCTCGCAACGCCGCTCAAACGCGCGCTGCTGGACAGCTTGGGAGCGAAAACCGTCGTCGCTGGTGATACCTATGCAGAGGCACTTGCTGCGAGTGAGGCACGGGCGGCCGAATCCGGTGCAATGCAAGTGCCCGCATTCGATCATCCGCTGACGGTTGCCGGTCAAGGCACGATCGCGATGGAACTGGAGCAGCAAATCGAAAAAATCGATACCGTCCTGCTTGCTGTGGGCGGTGGAGGGTTTGCTGCGGGGATAGCCGCGTATTTCGACTCGCGCGTCAAGATCGTGTCGGTCGAGCCGGCGTTGTGTCCAACGCTCGCGAACGCGCTGTCCGTCGGGCATCCTGTCGATGTGGAAACCGGGGGGCTTGCTGCTGACTCTCTCGGGTGTCGGCGCATAGGCGATATCACGTTCGAGATCTTGCAGCAACGCGTCAGCGAATCGGTGCTCATATCGGACCAACAGATTCGCGATGCCCAAATCTCTTTGTGGGAGCAGTTTAGGATCGTTGCGGAACCGGGAGGTGCAGTCGCTTTCGCGGCGCTGGCTTCCGGGGCATATCAGCGCAAACCTGGAGAAAGCGTCGTTGTCGTCATTTGTGGTGGGAACGCTGATCCGCGCACGATCGGAGCGAATCGGAACTGA
- a CDS encoding LysR substrate-binding domain-containing protein, whose amino-acid sequence MALPNLDMDALRTLLASQQLGGLHRAAERVGRSQSAVSQQMRKLEGQVGQSLFRRQGKGLALTETGELVLSYARRILDLNDEVVLAIQGAAVAGAVRFGLPGDFAETWLPAALGHFKRTHPGVHVEIAVEKNGVLLERLDRDELDLVLVMGYGSRQDAEPIAKLQMAWIGAPGGDPVLRRDTPLDLALYNQPCFFRRAGIEALESANISWRLAYTTASLQSLWAGVAAGLGVTVRTMSGVPSSLRLLDSNDGLPPLPAVELCLHSSARRMSPALAELKRVVTANAAVNIRC is encoded by the coding sequence ATGGCGCTGCCCAATCTGGACATGGATGCATTGCGGACGTTGCTTGCAAGCCAACAGCTAGGCGGTCTTCATCGGGCCGCCGAGCGTGTAGGCCGTTCGCAATCGGCCGTTAGCCAGCAAATGCGCAAGCTGGAAGGCCAGGTGGGCCAATCGCTATTTCGTCGGCAAGGCAAAGGACTCGCTTTGACGGAAACCGGGGAGCTCGTGCTCTCCTACGCGCGACGGATACTGGATCTCAATGACGAGGTCGTGCTGGCGATTCAGGGCGCGGCGGTCGCGGGTGCGGTGCGCTTCGGCTTACCGGGAGATTTCGCGGAGACATGGTTGCCGGCTGCGCTTGGACACTTCAAAAGAACACACCCCGGTGTGCATGTGGAAATCGCCGTCGAGAAAAACGGCGTACTGCTTGAACGGTTGGACCGCGACGAACTCGATCTCGTGCTGGTCATGGGCTACGGTAGCCGGCAAGATGCCGAGCCGATAGCAAAACTGCAAATGGCCTGGATCGGGGCACCGGGAGGGGACCCGGTGTTACGGCGCGATACGCCGCTCGACCTCGCCCTGTATAACCAACCCTGCTTCTTTCGCCGCGCGGGAATCGAGGCGCTGGAGAGTGCGAATATCTCTTGGCGATTGGCCTACACCACCGCCAGTCTGCAGAGTCTTTGGGCCGGCGTTGCAGCCGGGCTTGGCGTGACGGTGCGAACCATGTCGGGCGTGCCGTCGTCCCTGCGATTGCTCGACAGCAACGATGGCCTTCCGCCGTTGCCGGCCGTTGAACTTTGCCTACACAGTAGTGCTCGTAGAATGTCGCCCGCGTTGGCGGAACTCAAGCGAGTCGTCACCGCAAACGCGGCCGTCAATATTCGTTGCTGA
- a CDS encoding aldo/keto reductase, producing the protein MQKRKLGHGGLEVSAIGLGCMGLSFGYGPAVERADGIALIRSAFEAGVTLIDTAECYGPFVNEELVGEAVAPFRDHIVIATKFGFQDGDSKNPVDSRPEHIRAVAEASLKRLKTDRIDLFYQHRVDPNVPIEDVAGTVKDLIKEGKVKHFGLSEASARTIRRAHAVQPVAALQSEYSMWWREPEQSVLPTLEELGIGFVPFSPLGKGFLTGAIDASTEFASNDFRNVVPRFSEENRKANAALVDVLGQIAAAKGVTRAQIALAWLLAQKPWIVPIPGTTKLHRLKENVGAAAVALSSDELSAIESALREIRIVGERYPAHIQQRVDR; encoded by the coding sequence ATGCAAAAACGTAAGCTTGGTCACGGTGGGCTCGAGGTGTCGGCTATCGGTCTCGGTTGCATGGGCCTCAGTTTTGGCTACGGCCCGGCCGTCGAGAGAGCAGATGGCATTGCACTCATTCGATCGGCGTTCGAAGCGGGCGTCACGCTCATCGATACGGCCGAGTGCTACGGGCCGTTCGTCAACGAGGAACTAGTGGGCGAGGCAGTCGCTCCGTTTCGCGATCACATCGTCATTGCGACGAAATTCGGGTTTCAAGACGGCGATTCAAAGAACCCGGTAGACAGCCGTCCCGAACACATCCGCGCGGTCGCGGAGGCGTCCTTGAAGCGACTCAAGACTGATCGCATCGATCTGTTCTACCAGCATCGCGTCGATCCGAATGTTCCGATCGAAGACGTGGCGGGAACCGTGAAAGACCTCATCAAGGAAGGCAAGGTCAAGCACTTCGGCTTGTCGGAGGCCAGCGCTCGAACGATACGTCGTGCGCATGCGGTACAACCGGTCGCCGCGCTGCAAAGTGAATACTCGATGTGGTGGCGCGAACCGGAGCAGTCCGTGCTCCCGACGCTCGAAGAGCTCGGCATCGGCTTCGTTCCTTTCAGTCCATTGGGCAAGGGCTTCCTGACCGGCGCAATCGACGCGAGCACCGAGTTCGCTTCGAACGACTTTCGTAACGTCGTGCCTCGCTTCTCCGAAGAGAATCGCAAAGCGAATGCGGCGCTCGTCGACGTGCTCGGACAAATCGCGGCCGCAAAAGGTGTCACGCGCGCGCAGATCGCACTTGCCTGGTTGCTCGCGCAAAAGCCGTGGATCGTGCCGATACCGGGCACCACGAAGCTGCATCGATTGAAAGAGAACGTGGGGGCCGCAGCCGTAGCGCTATCGTCGGACGAACTGTCGGCAATCGAATCGGCGTTGCGCGAGATTCGAATCGTCGGAGAACGCTACCCGGCTCACATCCAGCAACGCGTTGACCGATAA
- a CDS encoding LysR family transcriptional regulator, with protein MQKAGLSELTVFVEIAHQRSFSTAARNLGVSPSALSHTMRAFEARLGVRLFNRTTRSVALTEAGERLLQRVGPAIADLQDAVSEAASTRDRPSGVIRISASESSGKLLVRNVLPSFLTRYPDIHVEIVVDTRLVDIVADGFDAGIRVLQDVPRDMIAVRFGDDMRFVAVASPDYLRQHPAPRAPHDLAQHRCIRFRFESGALYRWDLERRGKSASIDVDGPMTLGNLNLMIEAALNGIGIAWVPDYLAAEHVLSGRLVPLLADWSPSFPGLCLYYPANRHPPTALRLFAAAVREWADTK; from the coding sequence ATGCAAAAAGCAGGGCTGTCCGAGTTGACGGTATTCGTCGAGATCGCTCATCAGCGCAGCTTCAGTACGGCCGCGCGTAATTTGGGCGTGTCGCCGTCGGCGCTCAGTCATACGATGCGCGCGTTCGAGGCGCGTCTCGGGGTACGTTTGTTCAATCGTACGACCCGCTCCGTTGCGCTCACTGAGGCAGGAGAGCGGTTGCTGCAGCGTGTCGGCCCTGCCATCGCCGACCTGCAAGACGCCGTGAGTGAAGCGGCCTCCACACGCGATCGTCCGTCGGGGGTGATTCGCATCAGCGCGTCGGAGTCCTCAGGGAAGCTACTCGTGCGTAATGTCTTGCCGAGCTTTCTGACGCGATATCCGGACATTCACGTCGAAATCGTCGTCGACACACGGTTGGTCGATATCGTTGCGGACGGATTCGATGCCGGCATTCGCGTACTGCAAGACGTTCCGCGCGACATGATTGCCGTGCGTTTCGGCGACGATATGCGCTTCGTCGCCGTGGCATCGCCCGACTATTTGCGGCAGCATCCCGCACCGCGGGCGCCGCATGATCTTGCGCAACATCGATGCATCCGATTTCGTTTCGAGAGCGGCGCGCTGTATCGCTGGGATCTCGAACGTCGTGGAAAGAGCGCGAGCATCGACGTCGATGGTCCGATGACGCTCGGCAATCTCAATCTCATGATCGAGGCGGCGCTCAATGGGATCGGTATCGCTTGGGTTCCCGACTATCTTGCGGCAGAGCACGTGCTGTCGGGGCGCCTGGTCCCTTTGCTTGCCGACTGGAGCCCATCGTTTCCGGGGCTCTGTCTCTATTACCCCGCCAATCGCCATCCGCCAACGGCACTGCGACTCTTTGCTGCTGCGGTTCGTGAGTGGGCGGATACAAAGTGA